One region of Pantanalinema sp. genomic DNA includes:
- a CDS encoding alpha/beta hydrolase, with product MTTRFLTTAEGRIAYDDTGSGPVVICVPGLGDLRGEYRHLTPRLVEAGYRVVAMDVRGHGESSVSWPDYSVASIGQDVVALAHHLDAGPVTVVGTSMAAGAAIWAAAEAPERIGKIALIGPAVRDGGPLWKSRVMSWPFSGPWGPALWGMFYTSLYPTKKPADFDAYLTKLRANLHEPGRLAAVREMIASSKAASEARLSKVRVPSLVLMGTRDPDFSDPAAEAKRVADPLGASVQLIEGAGHYPHAEMPEVTTPHLLRFLGERRTEVSHGS from the coding sequence ATGACGACCCGATTCTTGACGACGGCCGAGGGCCGGATCGCCTACGACGACACCGGGTCGGGGCCGGTGGTGATCTGCGTGCCGGGCCTCGGCGACTTGCGCGGCGAGTACCGTCACCTGACACCCCGCCTGGTCGAGGCCGGCTACCGGGTCGTCGCGATGGACGTGCGCGGCCACGGCGAGTCGAGCGTCTCCTGGCCTGACTACTCGGTCGCGAGCATCGGCCAGGACGTGGTGGCCCTGGCGCACCACCTGGACGCCGGCCCCGTGACGGTGGTCGGGACCTCGATGGCGGCGGGTGCCGCCATCTGGGCTGCCGCCGAAGCCCCCGAGCGCATCGGGAAGATCGCGCTGATCGGGCCCGCCGTGCGGGATGGGGGCCCTCTCTGGAAGTCGCGGGTCATGTCCTGGCCCTTCAGCGGGCCGTGGGGCCCCGCGCTCTGGGGCATGTTTTACACCTCCTTGTATCCGACGAAGAAACCGGCCGATTTCGATGCCTACCTCACGAAGCTTCGCGCCAACCTGCATGAGCCCGGGCGCCTCGCGGCCGTGCGGGAGATGATCGCAAGCTCCAAGGCTGCCTCGGAGGCGCGGCTGTCCAAGGTTCGCGTGCCGAGCCTGGTCCTGATGGGCACCCGTGATCCGGACTTCAGCGATCCGGCCGCCGAGGCGAAGCGGGTGGCCGACCCGCTGGGTGCCTCGGTCCAGCTGATCGAGGGCGCCGGTCACTATCCCCACGCCGAGATGCCGGAAGTGACCACGCCCCACCTGCTTCGCTTCCTGGGCGAGCGCCGGACGGAGGTGTCCCATGGCTCCTAG
- a CDS encoding DUF3788 family protein, whose amino-acid sequence MNKQPEASFRGNPPNREQLAELLKDHLAQWNEVRETVIEIGATWKWAFSEATHTWSYRSYLPGDRFFAALTPKGDSFEVSTNLKADEWAAIIPTTPEDAALLESLRAKALETGDDPAWIHVSVTGKQALPLLAQVLVTRARRVQKPRLKAGKKRR is encoded by the coding sequence ATGAACAAGCAACCTGAAGCCTCGTTCCGGGGCAATCCTCCCAATCGCGAACAGCTCGCCGAGCTCCTCAAGGACCACCTGGCCCAGTGGAACGAAGTGCGCGAGACCGTCATCGAGATCGGCGCCACCTGGAAGTGGGCCTTCTCGGAGGCGACTCATACCTGGTCGTACCGCTCCTACCTGCCCGGCGATCGCTTCTTCGCCGCGCTCACGCCGAAGGGCGATAGCTTCGAGGTGAGCACCAACCTCAAGGCCGACGAGTGGGCCGCCATCATCCCGACGACCCCCGAGGACGCGGCGCTGCTCGAAAGCCTGCGCGCCAAGGCCCTCGAGACGGGCGACGATCCGGCCTGGATCCACGTGAGCGTGACCGGCAAGCAGGCCCTTCCGCTGCTGGCGCAGGTGCTCGTGACCCGCGCCCGCCGCGTCCAGAAGCCCCGTCTCAAGGCCGGCAAGAAGCGTCGCTAG